The following proteins come from a genomic window of Aquimarina sp. MAR_2010_214:
- a CDS encoding serine hydrolase has product MKSILIKIYFFLFLFGNVFHITTAQQVYFPEQGSWQEKSPTEFKIDAQKLQEAIQFAQDHEYSGSKDLREAIVKGFKHEPYHKILGPTKKRGGPAGLIIKDGYIISKWGDVNRVDMTFSGTKSYLSTMAGLAVDHKLIHSVDDHTYKTIWDHTFDGKHNKKITWRHLLTQSSDWSGQLWGGYDWADRPPREGGIDDWKYRKLNEPGTVFKYNDIRVNVLAYSLLNVWRKPLPQILKEKIMNPIGASTTWRWYGYKNSWVTIDGINMQSVSGGGHSGGGLFINTLDHARFGLLFLNDGNWNGTQLLSKEWIEEAVKPSQANPNYGFMWWLNQKGANHWEGLPEHLYYAAGFGGNFIVIDQKQNLVVVTRWLEPNQIDEFMTKVYNAF; this is encoded by the coding sequence ATGAAATCTATACTTATAAAAATATATTTCTTTCTATTTCTTTTCGGAAATGTTTTTCATATTACTACTGCACAGCAGGTTTATTTTCCTGAGCAGGGAAGCTGGCAAGAAAAAAGTCCGACCGAATTTAAAATAGATGCACAAAAACTTCAGGAAGCGATACAATTTGCTCAAGACCATGAATATTCAGGATCAAAAGATTTACGTGAAGCCATCGTAAAAGGTTTTAAGCATGAGCCATATCATAAAATCCTGGGACCTACTAAAAAAAGAGGAGGCCCTGCCGGTCTTATCATTAAAGATGGATATATTATATCGAAGTGGGGAGATGTTAATAGAGTAGATATGACATTTAGTGGGACCAAAAGTTATTTATCTACTATGGCAGGATTAGCCGTAGATCATAAATTAATACATTCTGTTGATGATCATACTTATAAAACTATATGGGATCATACATTTGATGGAAAGCATAACAAGAAAATTACCTGGCGACACTTACTCACACAATCTTCAGATTGGTCTGGGCAACTATGGGGAGGATACGACTGGGCAGATCGACCTCCAAGAGAAGGCGGTATTGACGATTGGAAATATAGAAAATTAAACGAACCTGGAACTGTTTTTAAGTACAACGATATTCGTGTTAACGTATTAGCATATTCATTACTAAATGTTTGGAGAAAACCACTACCACAAATATTAAAAGAAAAAATAATGAACCCCATCGGTGCTTCAACTACCTGGAGATGGTATGGATATAAAAACTCTTGGGTTACTATCGATGGTATCAATATGCAATCTGTAAGTGGCGGTGGTCACTCTGGTGGTGGGTTATTCATTAATACATTAGATCACGCCCGATTTGGATTACTTTTTCTTAATGATGGAAACTGGAACGGAACACAATTACTTTCTAAAGAATGGATTGAAGAAGCTGTCAAGCCTTCGCAAGCAAATCCCAACTATGGTTTTATGTGGTGGCTTAACCAAAAAGGGGCAAATCACTGGGAAGGGTTACCAGAACATTTATACTACGCTGCAGGTTTTGGCGGTAATTTTATTGTAATCGACCAAAAACAAAACTTAGTGGTAGTTACTCGATGGCTCGAACCCAATCAGATCGATGAGTTTATGACCAAAGTATATAACGCTTTCTAA
- a CDS encoding 6-phosphogluconate dehydrogenase produces the protein MKKTLAILIIVILTLFAAWYVFIYYASYSEGTRSGELIKFSNKGVLFKTWEGEISQGISGAQIFSFSVESQKEDIIKKLEKFQGRYVKLKYKERFGKVSWLGDTKYFVIDVVEEDSPHFRNK, from the coding sequence ATGAAAAAAACACTCGCAATACTCATCATTGTTATCTTAACTCTTTTTGCAGCATGGTATGTATTTATATATTATGCGTCTTACAGTGAAGGAACCCGGAGTGGCGAACTTATAAAATTCAGCAATAAAGGAGTGCTATTCAAAACCTGGGAAGGTGAAATAAGTCAGGGGATTTCTGGAGCACAAATATTTAGTTTTTCTGTTGAAAGTCAAAAAGAAGATATTATTAAGAAACTTGAAAAATTTCAGGGCAGATATGTAAAATTAAAATATAAGGAGCGTTTTGGTAAAGTTTCCTGGCTTGGAGACACAAAGTATTTTGTGATCGATGTCGTCGAAGAAGACTCTCCTCACTTCAGAAATAAGTAG